A genomic window from Triticum urartu cultivar G1812 chromosome 7, Tu2.1, whole genome shotgun sequence includes:
- the LOC125518688 gene encoding uncharacterized protein LOC125518688 yields the protein MQGGCIADIGSCGTGFDSASGSVRTKKFRTKGSELADRKGEKNKAMPRAPSICCSSIDEALSFSSRARCNKRLVLFPSREPRERPAPRRAKLILQRSSESTRT from the exons ATGCAAGGAGGATGTATAGCTGATATAGGATCTTGTGGAACTGGATTTGATTCTGCAAGCGGTTCGGTACGAACGAAGAAATTTCGAACAAAAGGTTCGGAACTCGCTGATAGGAAAGGAGAGAAAAACAAAGCAATGCCAAGAGCTCCGTCAATCTGCTGTTCATCGATAGACGAAGCTCTCTCTTTTTCATCTCGTGCCAGATGTAACAAAAGATTAGTCCTTTTTCCTTCTCGCGAACCACGGGAGCGCCCAGCGCCCAGAAGAGCAAAGCTCATTCTCCAACGAAGTTCAGAATCAACAAGG ACATGA
- the LOC125524096 gene encoding ATP synthase subunit a-like, producing the protein MNKFDFITQTAQRVSHVHSFIFNFSQPALDPQLVNRLLEGVEAPTLKDMNLLLKMYGIAPGNTQALLFEITKMVESYMQQAELALPPAYDVTWFGNQFLGVDSFPSLRETFADLHFKGRESFTWNAGFVNFYNEIWSAEDSPLGSVVSASNQLFLETPLDQFVIYPIIDLHVGNFYVTFTISVLYMLLTVVLVVFLIFVVTKKGGGKSVPNAWQSLVELIYDFVLNLVNEQIGGLSGNVKQKFFPRISVTFTFSLFHNPRGMIPFSFTVTSHFLITLALSFSIFIGITIIGFQRHGLHFF; encoded by the coding sequence ATGAACAAATTCGATTTCATAACACAAACAGCACAAAGAGTCTCTCACGTCCAttcttttatttttaatttttccCAACCTGCGTTGGATCCGCAGCTTGTGAACCGGCTTTTGGAAGGGGTGGAGGCACCTACCTTGAAAGACATGAACCTCCTTTTAAAAATGTATGGAATTGCGCCCGGAAATACACAGGCTTTGCTTTTTGAAATCACAAAAATGGTAGAATCATACATGCAGCAGGCAGAATTGGCTTTGCCACCTGCATACGATGTTACCTGGTTTGGTAACCAGTTTCTGGGCGTGGATTCTTTTCCGTCTCTAAGGGAGACTTTCGCAGATTTACATTTCAAGGGGCGCGAAAGCTTCACTTGGAACGCGGGCTTTGTTAATTTTTATAACGAAATATGGAGCGCCGAAGACTCCCCGCTGGGTAGCGTTGTAAGTGCTTCGAATCAGCTTTTTTTGGAAACCCCATTGGATCAATTTGTCATTTACCCAATAATTGATCTTCATGTGGGCAACTTTTATGTTACATTTACAATTTCAGTCTTGTATATGCTGCTCACTGTCGTTTTGGTCGTTTTTCTTATTTTTGTTGTTACAAAAAAGGGAGGTGGAAAGTCAGTGCCAAATGCATGGCAATCCTTGGTCGAGCTTATTTATGATTTCGTGCTGAACCTGGTAAACGAACAAATAGGTGGTCTTTCCGGAAATGTGAAACAAAAGTTCTTCCCTCGCATCTCGGTCACTTTTACTTTTTCGTTATTTCATAATCCCCGGGGTATGATACCCTTTAGCTTCACAGTGACAAGTCATTTTCTCATTACTTTGGCTctttcattttccatttttatagGCATTACGATCATTGGATTTCAAAGACATGGGCTTCATTTTTTTTAG